AACGCCGGCTTTTACGGCCAGCCTGGTCGCTTCGACATAGTGTGAATGACCGAACTCCTTATAGAGTTTGTACTCTTTTTTGGTGAATTCGGCATCATGAATCAGCAGGTCGGCCCCCTGTGAGAATTCGGCGTAATCATCAAACGTACGTCCTTGTTCATGGGTAAAGCTGAGTTCGTTATCGGTAAGAAAAACAAACGACTTCCCCTGTTCTTCGATGCGGAACCCCACACCGAAATTGGGATGGCTTAAGGGGATCGGGGTTATTTTCATCTCCCCTACCGAAAAGGAGCGGGAGTTGATTGTCCCGAATTTCACCCGGGCTCCGAATACTTCAAACCCCACCGGAAAATAGGGCGGGCTCATGAAACCCCGGAGAATTTCTTTGTACGACGATCCTTCGAAGGAACAGCCACGAATGGTGATATCGATCCCTTTCATGTAGAGGGGAGTAAAAAAGGGAAAACCGAAAATATGGTCCCAGTGAGCATGAGTAAAAATCATGTCGATTTTGCGGGGCTTTTCCCGGGCCAGTTTGTTGCCCAGTCCGCGGATTCCAGTGCCGGCATCGATAATGACAATATCTCCCCTGCTCGACCGCACTTCCATACAGGAGGTATCACCACCGTATTTCAGATATTGGGCCCCACTTGCCGATAAGGAACCACGGGAACCCCAACACCGTATATACATTTATATACAAACTCCTATGCCCTGTATTAAACAGACGCCATATTTTGCTCTATAACAACAGATTACATATTATATCAATATTATTGGCAATTTGCGAGGAAAAAAATTTTTCAACTCCCCTCGAAAATATG
This is a stretch of genomic DNA from Chitinivibrionales bacterium. It encodes these proteins:
- a CDS encoding MBL fold metallo-hydrolase — its product is MYIRCWGSRGSLSASGAQYLKYGGDTSCMEVRSSRGDIVIIDAGTGIRGLGNKLAREKPRKIDMIFTHAHWDHIFGFPFFTPLYMKGIDITIRGCSFEGSSYKEILRGFMSPPYFPVGFEVFGARVKFGTINSRSFSVGEMKITPIPLSHPNFGVGFRIEEQGKSFVFLTDNELSFTHEQGRTFDDYAEFSQGADLLIHDAEFTKKEYKLYKEFGHSHYVEATRLAVKAGVKRFGMFHHNRNRSDDEIDEMVTQARKIAQKENAPLDCFAVGSSFEIQL